The sequence below is a genomic window from Chloroflexota bacterium.
GCAACATCCGTCACCTCGATGTAGCCATTGTCCTTTAGCCTTTGCAATAAGATAGCCCGGCGTTCTTCCGCAAGCATTTCACGCCTTCATGTTCGTTCAAAAACAAATTCGAGCACAACACTGCTGCTAAGTGTTCATTTACAAACATTATAGCGCAATTATGCGCGGATGTCAATACCTGAGGGGGGTATTTATGCGAATAGACGCAGTTCTGCAGAAAAACGCTGGTTTGACAGGGAGACGTATTCGAGTTAAAATCTCATTAGGTACCTGAGTTGACTGGACGGTCGCTCGCTGCGATCGCGGCGGGAGGAAAGTCCGAGCTCCACAGAGCATGATGCTGGGTAATACCCAGGCGGGGCGACCCGACGGCACAGTGCCACAGAGAGCAGGTCGCCGGCTGATACTCCACGGTCGAAGGGCCGCGGTGGAAAGCCGGTAAGAGTGAAACGGTGGTGTAAGAGACCACCAGCAGCCCGGGTGACCGGACTGGCTCGGCAAACCCCATCAGGAGCAAGCCCAAGCAGGGACAGGCGCTTTCGCGCCGAGGGCTGCTCGTCCCTTTGTCCCAGGTAGGGCGCTAGAGATGCCAGGTAACTGGCATCCCAGAGAGATGACCGTCGCCTCGTCTTTGCTGCGCTTTTCGTCTAACTACGCAGAAGGCGCGAAAAGGAAATGCGTGGCCAGAGACAAGGTACAGAACTCGGCTTACAAGTTGACTCAGGTGCCGAACGTTTGGCAAGGGCCTCACCAGAAGTGGTGAGGCCTTCTCTTTTCGGCAGGTCGTCTGAAAAAATGGGAAAAAGTAAAAGAGCAACCTTAAAATTCACACATTGGGTGAAAAATGACAATTTGACCGAAATAGCCACTACATGCAGGATCACTACGACTGTTGTCCACTATATTTTGTGGCACACGGGAACGATTTGGGGTCTTTCACCGTACCTTAAAATTCACGCCAAAGGGCTTGTCAAAAACCAAAAAAGTGGTGTATAATGGCGGTGTATAGTGGTTAATTGGGGTGAATTGGGGTGAGCAAGCCCCAGTTAGGCGGCGAAAAATAACCCTCAGTGGGGAATATTAGAACGAATGTTCTTAGGCGAATTCGCTCGCACCATAGATAAGAAAGGCCGCCTGGCACTGCCTGCCAAATTCCGTGACGAACTGGCCGCAGGCGTGGTGGTAACACGGGGCGTTGACCGCTGCCTCTTCGTTTTCACCCGGGAGAAATTCAATGAACTCGCGGAGCGCATTTCTGCTCTGCCCACTATCACCAATCCTACCGCCCGCACGTTCTCGCGTCTCCTGTTCTCTGGCGCTGCCGACTGTGTTCCCGATGAACAGGGACGCATTATTTTACCACAATATCTACGCGAATACGCCGGACTCGTGGATGGCGAGGTGGTAGTCGTTGGGTTACACACCCGCCTCGAAATATGGAATCCCGAAGCGTGGGAAGGTACACGTAGCACCCTGGAGGAAGATGCCAGTTTCGCTGCCCAATTTGCTGAACTAGGTATATGAGCGAACACGAGCCTGTGCTGCTCGAGGAGGTGTTGGCTGCGCTTGCCCCCCGATCGGGAGGACGCTACATTGACGGCACAATAGGAAGTGGGGGGCATGCGCGCGCGGTGTTGGATCATTCTGCTCCCGATGGGCGACTTCTGGGCATAGATCTGGATCCCATTGCGGTGGCCCAGGCGCGCCGCGCCCTGGCCGAATACGGCGACAGGCTCGTTTTGCTACAAGGCAATTTCGCTGCCATAGGCGAGATTGCCCAACAATATAACTTCGCGCCGGTTGACGGCATCTTGTTCGACCTGGGACTCTCATCATTGCAATTGGAAGCCCCGGAGCGAGGTTTTTCTTTTCAGGTGGATGGGCCGCTGGACATGCGCTTTGATCCACAGCACGGCCCTTCTGCCTGCGATTTGGTGAACGGCTTGCCAGAATCCGAACTGGCCGACATCATCTACCGGTACGGCGAGGAGCGGCGAGCGAGACGCATCGCGCGGGCCATCGTCGAGGCGCGTCCTCTGAGGACTACCGGGGAACTGGCCCATCTGGTGGCCCGGATAGTGAAACGAAGCGGGGGAATCCATCCCGCGACGCGGACGTTTCAGGCCTTGCGCATCGCCGTCAACCGGGAACTGGAGAACTTGGAGCGCGCGTTACCCGCTGCCGTGGATTTGCTGGCTGAGGGAGGCATCCTGGCTGTGATTTCGTTTCATTCATTGGAGGATCGTATCGTCAAACGATTCTTTATGGAGCAAGCGAAAGGGTGTGTGTGTCCGCCCCAGTTGCCCGTTTGCGCTTGTGGACGGGAGCCCCGGCTGCGCATCCTAACGCGTAAGCCAATTCGGCCCAGTGCGGCGGAAGTGGAGCGTAACCCGCGTAGCCGGAGCGCTCGTCTGAGAGTAGCGCGACGTGAAACCACGTAGCGGAGGAGAGCCACATGGAATATAGCCCTACGGCGCGAAGGAATAGCATAACCCGTCTGGCCAGTGACTGGTTTACCGCTCTGCCCCGACTATCCCAGATCGGTGTGGCTTTGGTCCTCTTCGGCTTGGCGATCTTCCTGTATCTTGCCCAAGCCAGTGTCGTGGCAAACCTAAGTCTCCAAATCGTGCAATATGAGGCGAGAATACAAGAACTCAAGAACCGCAATGAGGTGCTGCGGGTTACCATTGCCCAAGAGGAGCGCCTGCCGGTGATCATGGAACGGGCTGCCGCTCTGGGCCTGGGCCCACAGGATGAGGTGTTATATGGTGTAGTAGAAGTTTCGCCCACTTTCACTTCTGTGAATGGCGAACTTGCGATACCTGCAGGGGGTGCACCTAATTCGACCTTGGCACAAGGGACTGCAAACTCGTGGTGGAACACGATCGTAGATCAGTTTGCAGCCTGGATGAGCCGCCCTGGTGGGTGATCGTAGGGATGGATGAGCCGCGAGAGCGTGAAGGCAATACTCGTCTGTACCTGTTGGCTAGCGTCGTGCTGGCGGCCTTTTTGGTTGTGGTGGGTCGGTTCGTGTATCTGCAATTCTGGCAGCCGCTGGTTTCACATGCAGGAACCAGTGACAATGTGACAGAGTCTACAGAGGAGAAAGTCGAATATCCTCCCCGTCGAGGCCGCATTTACGATCGCGATGGTAACCTGCTTGCGGTGCAGATCATTACCTACGAGATTGGGGTGAACCCAGCGAAAGTGGAGAACCCAGAGGCGCTGGCTGAGAAATTGGCTCCTCTCCTGCGGGAGTCGCGCGTTGTGCTGATGGAGAAGCTGCTCCGAAAAAGCGAACCCTGGGTCCGTCTGGCGAAAGAGGTAGAGCCCTCCGTTGCCGAGACGATTATGGAGTGGGGCAATCCTGCCCTGACCATCGACGGCCATCCCACTCGCGTGTATCCGCAGGGGAATTTTGCTGGTCACGTCCTGGGTTTCGTCAATGAGGAACAACGGGCCTTTCATGGGGTAGAGGAATACTATCAAACGCTCCTCAGTGGACAGCCGGGCTACCGTTCGCTGGGTCGCGATTCACTGGGGAACCAGCGATGCTGGATTGTGCCCGCCCAAGATGGGGCAGATCTCATTCTCACTCTTGATCGAGAAGTGCAATATCTGGCAGAGAAGGCGATTTCCGATGCCGTTACCCGCTATCAAGCGGAACGGGGCCTAGTGATTGTCCTGGACCCACGCACGGGCGAGATACTTGCGCTGGCAGTGAGCCCCTCGTATGATCCGAACAAGTACTACCTGGCCGACCAGACACTCTACGCCAACCCTGCCGTTAGCGATCACTACGAACCTGGCTCGGTTTTCAAAATCATCACCATGGCCGCCGGGTTGGATGCGGGTCTGGTTCGGCCGGAGACGACTTATCTCGACAACGGTAGCATTGTAGTGGGCGGCCGCACGATCCGGAACTCGGACCGCGCGGCTCATGGGCAGGTCAACATGGTTGGGGTGCTGGCCCATTCGCTAAATGTGGGTGCCGCGTATATCAGTACCAACTTGGGCGCAACGAGGTTCTACGATTACGTGCACCGCTTCGGGTTCGGCCAACTGACGGGCGTGGATTTGGCGAACGAGGTACCAGGCAGCGTCCGTGTCCCGGGCGATCAAGGGTGGTGGGAATCGGATTTGGGAATGAACGCGTTTGGGCAAGGCCTGGCAGTTACACCCCTGCAGATGATCACTGCGGTAGCAGCAGTGGCCAATAACGGCGTGCTAATGAAGCCGCACATTGTGAAGGCCATCATCCGAGACGGCGTCGTCGAATCCGTTGCTCCGCAGGCAGTCCGTCAGGTGATTTCCGCGCAAACTGCCAACGAACTGACGGAAATGCTGGTAGAATCCACTGCCATTGCTGCCCCAGGGGCCCTGGTGCCGGGTTATAGCATTGCTGGCAAAACAGGCACGGCGGAGATACCGATTCCGGGGGGCTACGACCCGGTTCAGACCATCGCTTCTTTCGTGGCTTATGCGCCCGCCGACGATCCACGCTTTGTGGCTCTGGTGGTGTTGTACAAACCGCAGGTGGACCGTTGGGGGGTCCTGTCGGCGGTGCCATTGTTCCACGATCTGGCAGAGGACCTTTTCCGCCTGATGGGCATCCCGCCCGATGACGTGCGACACGCACTTCACTAGGGTGAGATGGGCTGATGTTGCCATTGGCTGAAGTGTGGGCCGGGATCACGTCCCAAAAGGTCCCTTGGGAGGCATCGTGGGGTTTCAGTGGCGCTGTGGTGGATTCCCGGCTTGTGGTAGCGGGCAGCCTGTTCTTCGCCCTGCCGGGCGAGCGTCACGACGGGCATGAGTTCGTCCGCGATGCTCTCGAGCGAGGAGCACACGGGGCGGTGGTAGCGCGGTTGGACCCGGGCTGGAATTATCCCGCGCTCAGGTGGAACGAACCCGCACCGGCGATACCGCCAGGGCCACCGGTCTGTTTCGTGGTGCCCGATGTGTTGTGGGCTCTACAAAGGTTGGGAAAGCACTGGCGAGCGCGTTTCCCTGCCTGTCGAGTCATTGGCATCACAGGCAGCGTGGGCAAGACGACGACCAAGGAACTGATTGCCGCTGTGCTTCGCCAGCGCTATCTTACAGTGAAGAGTGAGGGCAACTACAATAATGAAATTGGTCTGCCTTTAACATGCTTGCAACTGGGGATGGAAACGGAACGCGCGGTTCTGGAAATGGGGATGTATGCTTTGGGTGAAATCACGCTCCTGGCCGATATTGGTCGGCCCCAGGTGGGTGTGGTTACCAATGTTGGTCCCACGCACCTGGAACGCCTGGGTTCTATCGAGCGTATTGCCCGGGCCAAGGAGGAATTGGTGCAATCTCTGCCCTCGGATGGCGTCGCGGTGTTGAACGGCGATGACCCCCGAGTCCGTGCTATGGGCGCTCGTGCACCGACATCGCGGACGTTTTACTACGGCTTGCGACCCGAGAATACTCTCTGGGCCAGCGATATCGGGAGTTATGGGCTGGAGGGCATTGCCCTACGCTTTCATTACCAGGGCGACGAGGTGTTCGCGAAACTGCCTCTCTTGGGGCGACACAGCGTTTACGGCGCTCTCGCCGCGGCCGCAGTCGGACTCATCGAGGATATGACCTGGGAAGAAATCATCCATGGCCTAAGTGACAGGAGCGCCCGCATCCGATTGCTTGTCACACCTGGTGTGAATGGGAGCATCATCCTGGATGACACTTACAATGCCAGCCCTGAATCTACTATGGCTGCTCTGAATCTATTGGCTGAAATGCCGGGGCGTAAGGTCGCGGTCTTGGGTGATATGCTGGAATTAGGCGATTTTGAAGTGGAGGGGCATCGCTTGGTTGGCCGACGCGCTGCCGAAGTGGCAGAGATACTCGTGACCGTTGGTCAGCGGGGGCGGCTGATTGGTGAGGAAGCCCTGACCTATGGCATGCCGGCACATCGCGTCCATATCCTGGCCGACAACCAGTCTGCGGCGGCCCTGCTGGCAGATATCCTGCAAGCAGATGATTTCGTGCTGGTGAAGGGCTCTCGAGGCATGGCGATGGAACAGATTATCGCCGCGATCGCGCGAGGGGACTGATGGCGGAAGCCTTGTTGTGGGGAACTATATCCTCCCTGATCACCGTGGCGCTTGGGGGACCATGTGTGCGGTTACTGAAACGGTATCAGATCGGCAAGCGCATCCGTATCGAAGGACCTCAATCGCATCAGGTGAAGATGGGTACTCCCACTATGGGAGGATTATTGATGGTGGTGCCTGTGCTGGTCATCACCCTTTTGTCCAACGTTATCGGGCGTTATTCCATCCTGTTGCCGCTGGGGATCATGGTGGCATACGCTGTGCTTGGCGCAGTAGATGATTGGATCGGCGTGAAGGGACCTACGGGAATGGGTTTGTTGGCGCGCATTAAATTCCCGCTGCAAATCGCCATCGGGGCAATCGCGGCCATCGGACTCCAATACTTCTTGGAGATCGGCCTCACCGCGGTTCCCACGTTCCCGCGCCCCTTCGATCTGGGCATCTGGTACATCCCAGCAGCCGTCTTCGTGATCGTGAGCACAGCCAATGCCGTCAACCTGACCGATGGCTTGGACGGGCTGGCGGGAGGCGTAGCGGCTATCGCGTTCATTGCTTATGGGATCATCGCTTACTTGCAAGGGCAGGCGTATCTGGTAACCTTTTGTTTCACCATCGTGGGCGCGATACTGGCTTTCCTGTGGTACAACGCCTACCCTGCGCAACTGTTCATGGGCGACATCGGCTCAGAGGCTCTCGGGGCGGCATTGGCCACCGTGGCGTTGATGACGGGACAATGGTTGCTTTTGCCCATCGTGGGGTTGGTGTTCGTGGCCGAAGCGGGGTCGGTCCTCATCCAGGTGGCCTATTTCAAACTCACGAAGGGGAAGCGCATTTTCCGCATGACTCCGTTGCATCACCATTTCGAACTTCTGGGGTGGTCCGAGGTGCAGGTGACGCAGCGGTTTTGGCTCGTCAGCCTTTGGGCGGCTATGTTGGGCATCGCCTTGGCGCTGACGTGAGGCACGTTAACATGACTGGGGTGACGCCATTCCAATTGGCAGGCCGACGGGTGACTGTGCTTGGTCTGGCCCGAGAGGGGACAGCGCTGGCGCGTTACCTGGCGGAGCAAGGGGCAGAGGTCACGGTCAGCGACCTGAAGGATAAGCATCAGTTGGCCGTCAATCTGGCCCAACTATCCGACCTGCCCATTCGCTATGTCCTGGGTGGCCATCCCCCAGGAATTCTCGACACTGATATCTTATTCGTCAGTCCGGGTATCCCCTTGGAAACGCCGATTGTGGTGGAGGCAGTGCGCCGGGGAGTGGCGTTGTGTAGCGAGTCGCGGCTCACCACACGGCTCATACCCGCCCCTGTGTTGGGCATTACCGGATCGAGTGGCAAAACCACCACCACAGCCCTGGTGGGTGAGATGCTGGTGGCCAGCGGGATCACCGCCTTTGTGGGGGGCAATATCGGGCGACCGCTCTTGTCTCGGCTACCGGAGATGACGCCGGCATGCCGCGCGGTGATGGAACTATCCAGTTTCCAACTGGAACTCTTTGGCGATTCGCTAATTGTGGGCGGGCTTTCAGCGACGCTCGTGCCGCCGGGTGGCTGGAGCCCACACGTGGCGGCGGTGCTCAATCTGACGCCCAATCACCTGGATCGCCACCCTTCGATGGAGGATTACGTTGCAGCCAAAGC
It includes:
- the mraZ gene encoding division/cell wall cluster transcriptional repressor MraZ, whose translation is MFLGEFARTIDKKGRLALPAKFRDELAAGVVVTRGVDRCLFVFTREKFNELAERISALPTITNPTARTFSRLLFSGAADCVPDEQGRIILPQYLREYAGLVDGEVVVVGLHTRLEIWNPEAWEGTRSTLEEDASFAAQFAELGI
- the rsmH gene encoding 16S rRNA (cytosine(1402)-N(4))-methyltransferase RsmH translates to MSEHEPVLLEEVLAALAPRSGGRYIDGTIGSGGHARAVLDHSAPDGRLLGIDLDPIAVAQARRALAEYGDRLVLLQGNFAAIGEIAQQYNFAPVDGILFDLGLSSLQLEAPERGFSFQVDGPLDMRFDPQHGPSACDLVNGLPESELADIIYRYGEERRARRIARAIVEARPLRTTGELAHLVARIVKRSGGIHPATRTFQALRIAVNRELENLERALPAAVDLLAEGGILAVISFHSLEDRIVKRFFMEQAKGCVCPPQLPVCACGREPRLRILTRKPIRPSAAEVERNPRSRSARLRVARRETT
- a CDS encoding penicillin-binding protein 2 translates to MDEPREREGNTRLYLLASVVLAAFLVVVGRFVYLQFWQPLVSHAGTSDNVTESTEEKVEYPPRRGRIYDRDGNLLAVQIITYEIGVNPAKVENPEALAEKLAPLLRESRVVLMEKLLRKSEPWVRLAKEVEPSVAETIMEWGNPALTIDGHPTRVYPQGNFAGHVLGFVNEEQRAFHGVEEYYQTLLSGQPGYRSLGRDSLGNQRCWIVPAQDGADLILTLDREVQYLAEKAISDAVTRYQAERGLVIVLDPRTGEILALAVSPSYDPNKYYLADQTLYANPAVSDHYEPGSVFKIITMAAGLDAGLVRPETTYLDNGSIVVGGRTIRNSDRAAHGQVNMVGVLAHSLNVGAAYISTNLGATRFYDYVHRFGFGQLTGVDLANEVPGSVRVPGDQGWWESDLGMNAFGQGLAVTPLQMITAVAAVANNGVLMKPHIVKAIIRDGVVESVAPQAVRQVISAQTANELTEMLVESTAIAAPGALVPGYSIAGKTGTAEIPIPGGYDPVQTIASFVAYAPADDPRFVALVVLYKPQVDRWGVLSAVPLFHDLAEDLFRLMGIPPDDVRHALH
- a CDS encoding UDP-N-acetylmuramoyl-tripeptide--D-alanyl-D-alanine ligase; translation: MLPLAEVWAGITSQKVPWEASWGFSGAVVDSRLVVAGSLFFALPGERHDGHEFVRDALERGAHGAVVARLDPGWNYPALRWNEPAPAIPPGPPVCFVVPDVLWALQRLGKHWRARFPACRVIGITGSVGKTTTKELIAAVLRQRYLTVKSEGNYNNEIGLPLTCLQLGMETERAVLEMGMYALGEITLLADIGRPQVGVVTNVGPTHLERLGSIERIARAKEELVQSLPSDGVAVLNGDDPRVRAMGARAPTSRTFYYGLRPENTLWASDIGSYGLEGIALRFHYQGDEVFAKLPLLGRHSVYGALAAAAVGLIEDMTWEEIIHGLSDRSARIRLLVTPGVNGSIILDDTYNASPESTMAALNLLAEMPGRKVAVLGDMLELGDFEVEGHRLVGRRAAEVAEILVTVGQRGRLIGEEALTYGMPAHRVHILADNQSAAALLADILQADDFVLVKGSRGMAMEQIIAAIARGD
- a CDS encoding phospho-N-acetylmuramoyl-pentapeptide-transferase; protein product: MAEALLWGTISSLITVALGGPCVRLLKRYQIGKRIRIEGPQSHQVKMGTPTMGGLLMVVPVLVITLLSNVIGRYSILLPLGIMVAYAVLGAVDDWIGVKGPTGMGLLARIKFPLQIAIGAIAAIGLQYFLEIGLTAVPTFPRPFDLGIWYIPAAVFVIVSTANAVNLTDGLDGLAGGVAAIAFIAYGIIAYLQGQAYLVTFCFTIVGAILAFLWYNAYPAQLFMGDIGSEALGAALATVALMTGQWLLLPIVGLVFVAEAGSVLIQVAYFKLTKGKRIFRMTPLHHHFELLGWSEVQVTQRFWLVSLWAAMLGIALALT